In the Klebsiella aerogenes KCTC 2190 genome, one interval contains:
- a CDS encoding isochorismatase family protein, producing the protein MSTPANFNGSRPVIDVNDTAMLLIDHQSGLFQTVGDMPMPELRARAAALAKMASLAGIPVITTASVPQGPNGPLIPEIHENAPHAKYIARKGEINAWDNPEFVAAVKATGRKTLIIAGTITSVCMAFPAIAAVADGYKVFAVIDASGTYSKMAQEITLARVVQAGVVPMDTAAVASELQRTWNRPDAAEWAEVYTKVFPAYQLLIESYSKAQDVVKNNEKLDSQR; encoded by the coding sequence ATGTCTACTCCAGCTAACTTTAACGGTTCTCGTCCGGTGATTGATGTTAACGATACCGCGATGCTGTTGATTGACCACCAAAGCGGCCTGTTCCAGACCGTTGGCGATATGCCGATGCCGGAACTGCGCGCTCGCGCCGCCGCGCTGGCGAAAATGGCATCACTTGCCGGGATCCCGGTGATCACCACCGCTTCCGTGCCGCAGGGCCCGAACGGCCCGTTGATTCCGGAAATTCATGAGAATGCGCCGCATGCGAAGTATATTGCGCGTAAAGGCGAGATCAACGCCTGGGACAACCCGGAGTTTGTCGCAGCGGTGAAAGCGACCGGACGTAAAACCTTAATCATCGCCGGTACCATTACCAGCGTGTGCATGGCTTTCCCGGCAATTGCCGCCGTCGCCGACGGTTATAAAGTGTTTGCCGTTATCGATGCCTCCGGTACCTACAGCAAAATGGCGCAGGAGATCACCCTGGCCCGCGTAGTCCAGGCCGGCGTAGTACCAATGGATACCGCCGCGGTAGCCTCTGAACTGCAGCGCACCTGGAACCGTCCGGATGCCGCCGAGTGGGCTGAGGTGTACACCAAAGTCTTCCCGGCGTATCAGTTGCTGATTGAAAGCTACAGCAAGGCGCAGGACGTCGTGAAGAACAACGAAAAGCTGGATTCCCAGCGTTAA
- a CDS encoding pirin family protein, giving the protein MKQITGVYTAPSQHWVGDGFPVRSMFSYQTHGEQLSPFLLLDYAGPHTFPAGSGKRGVGEHPHRGFETVTIVYSGEVEHRDSTGRGGVIGPGDVQWMTAGAGILHEEFHSEAFTRSGGELKMMQLWVNLPAKDKMTTPGYQSITADVIPQATLEDDAGTVRVIAGRYGDVAGPAHTFSPLNVWDMQLKQSHDVTLRQPEGWSTALVVLEGEVIVNGTENAREGQLVVLSQKGEAFHLEASSNAKVLLMAGEPLQEPIVGYGPFVMNTKTQIAEAIRDFNSGRFGQI; this is encoded by the coding sequence ATGAAACAGATTACTGGCGTTTACACCGCCCCTTCGCAGCACTGGGTGGGCGACGGTTTCCCGGTTCGCTCAATGTTTTCTTACCAGACCCACGGCGAACAATTGAGCCCGTTCTTACTGCTTGACTACGCCGGCCCGCACACGTTTCCGGCGGGAAGCGGTAAACGCGGCGTCGGCGAGCATCCGCATCGCGGATTCGAAACCGTCACCATTGTCTACTCCGGTGAAGTCGAGCATCGCGACTCAACCGGTAGAGGCGGCGTTATCGGCCCTGGCGACGTGCAGTGGATGACGGCTGGCGCCGGGATTCTGCATGAAGAGTTCCACTCCGAAGCGTTCACCCGCTCCGGCGGTGAACTGAAAATGATGCAGCTGTGGGTCAACCTGCCGGCGAAAGACAAAATGACGACCCCGGGCTATCAGAGCATTACCGCAGACGTCATTCCGCAAGCAACGCTGGAAGACGACGCCGGGACCGTCAGAGTGATTGCCGGGCGTTACGGCGATGTCGCCGGCCCAGCGCACACATTCTCACCGTTAAACGTGTGGGATATGCAGCTCAAACAAAGTCACGATGTGACATTGCGTCAGCCGGAAGGCTGGAGCACCGCGTTGGTCGTGCTCGAAGGCGAAGTCATCGTCAACGGTACGGAAAACGCACGGGAAGGACAGCTGGTAGTGCTGAGCCAAAAAGGTGAAGCCTTCCATCTGGAAGCGAGCTCCAACGCGAAGGTTCTGCTGATGGCCGGCGAACCGCTACAGGAGCCGATCGTGGGCTACGGCCCGTTTGTGATGAATACCAAAACGCAAATTGCCGAAGCAATTCGCGATTTTAACAGCGGCCGTTTTGGCCAAATCTAA
- a CDS encoding LysR family transcriptional regulator, producing MQDLNDLAWFVQVVDHGGFAAAGRALDQPKSKLSRRIAQLEERLGVRLIQRTTRQFAVTEVGQTFYQHCKAMLIEAEAAHQAVETLQSEPRGSVKLTCPVTLLHAHVGPMLARFMVRYPGVTLHLEATNRRVDVVGEGVDVAIRVRPRPFEDSDLVMRVLADRGHRLVASPALIARLGRPQAPAELSTWPGLSIGAGKHQHKWQLTGPEGARAEVYFTPRMVTSDMLALREAAMAGVGVVQLPLLMVRDQLASGELEIVLDEWQPRREVIHAVFASRRGLLPSVRALVDYLSEEYQRMEED from the coding sequence ATGCAGGATCTCAACGACCTGGCCTGGTTTGTTCAGGTGGTCGACCATGGCGGTTTTGCCGCTGCCGGTCGGGCGCTCGACCAGCCCAAATCCAAACTCAGCCGCCGCATTGCGCAACTGGAAGAGCGCCTGGGCGTGCGTCTGATTCAACGAACCACCCGACAGTTCGCCGTCACGGAAGTCGGCCAAACTTTCTATCAACACTGCAAGGCGATGTTGATAGAAGCCGAAGCGGCGCATCAGGCGGTAGAAACGCTGCAGTCTGAACCGCGCGGCAGCGTCAAGCTCACCTGTCCGGTAACCCTGTTGCATGCCCATGTTGGCCCGATGCTGGCGCGCTTTATGGTGCGATATCCTGGGGTGACGCTACATCTGGAAGCCACCAATCGGCGGGTGGATGTGGTGGGCGAGGGGGTTGATGTGGCCATTCGCGTGCGACCAAGGCCATTTGAAGATAGCGACCTGGTCATGCGGGTGTTGGCCGATCGCGGCCATCGCCTGGTGGCGAGTCCGGCGCTGATAGCCAGGCTTGGGCGCCCGCAGGCGCCGGCGGAATTGAGCACCTGGCCGGGGCTAAGTATTGGCGCCGGAAAACATCAGCATAAATGGCAACTTACCGGGCCAGAGGGGGCGCGGGCCGAGGTTTATTTCACGCCGCGGATGGTGACCAGCGATATGCTGGCGCTGCGCGAGGCGGCCATGGCGGGCGTTGGCGTGGTTCAACTTCCTTTATTAATGGTGCGCGATCAGTTGGCATCAGGGGAGTTGGAAATCGTGCTTGATGAGTGGCAGCCGCGGCGGGAAGTCATTCATGCGGTGTTTGCTTCGCGGCGCGGTTTATTACCTTCTGTCAGAGCGCTGGTGGATTATCTCAGCGAAGAGTATCAACGGATGGAAGAGGATTAG
- the ghrA gene encoding glyoxylate/hydroxypyruvate reductase GhrA yields MEIIFYHPTFDTPYWIAELEKHLPGARVREWKPGDNQPADYALVWHPPVEMLQGRKLKAVFALGAGVDSILSKLREHPEMLPLSIPLFRLEDTGMGLQMQEYAVSQVLHWFRRFDDYQALKLQSRWQPLPEYRREDFTIGIMGAGVLGGKVAESLLRWGFPVRCWSRSHKSWPQVESFAGQEELGAFLRQTRVLINLLPNTAETVGIINETLLSQLPDNSYVLNLARGVHIVEPDLLAALDSGKVKGAMLDVFSREPLPKESPLWAHPRVAMTPHIAAVTRPQEAIAYIASTISRLERGETVSGQVDRQRGY; encoded by the coding sequence ATGGAGATTATTTTTTACCACCCGACGTTCGATACCCCCTACTGGATCGCAGAGCTGGAAAAACATCTGCCGGGAGCGCGAGTTCGTGAGTGGAAACCTGGCGACAATCAACCAGCCGACTATGCGCTGGTCTGGCATCCACCGGTAGAAATGTTGCAAGGCCGCAAATTGAAGGCGGTTTTTGCCCTCGGCGCAGGCGTGGATTCTATTCTTAGCAAGCTGCGGGAGCATCCGGAAATGCTGCCGCTTTCGATCCCGCTGTTCCGCCTCGAAGATACCGGTATGGGCCTGCAGATGCAGGAATATGCGGTAAGCCAGGTACTGCACTGGTTCCGCCGCTTTGATGATTATCAGGCGCTGAAGCTGCAATCCCGCTGGCAGCCGTTGCCGGAATACCGTCGCGAAGATTTCACTATCGGCATTATGGGGGCAGGGGTGTTGGGCGGCAAAGTCGCGGAAAGCCTGTTGCGCTGGGGTTTCCCAGTGCGCTGCTGGAGCCGTAGCCACAAATCCTGGCCGCAAGTTGAGAGTTTTGCCGGTCAGGAAGAACTGGGCGCATTTTTACGGCAAACCCGCGTGCTGATCAACCTGTTGCCAAATACGGCTGAAACCGTCGGCATCATTAATGAAACTTTACTCTCTCAACTTCCGGATAACAGCTATGTTCTGAATCTCGCCCGCGGCGTACATATTGTTGAGCCGGATTTACTGGCCGCGCTTGACAGCGGTAAGGTGAAAGGGGCGATGCTGGATGTCTTTAGCCGCGAACCGCTGCCGAAAGAGAGCCCGCTGTGGGCGCATCCGCGTGTGGCCATGACGCCGCATATTGCCGCCGTTACCCGTCCACAGGAAGCGATCGCTTATATTGCCAGTACCATTAGCCGCCTGGAGCGTGGTGAAACGGTCAGCGGGCAGGTCGATCGCCAACGCGGCTACTAA
- a CDS encoding phosphatase: MYPVDLHMHTVASTHAYSTLHDYIAEAKRKGIKLFAITDHGPDMADAPHYWHFVNMRIWPRLVDGVGILRGIEANIKNTQGEIDCTGPMLTSLDLIIAGFHEPVFPPQDKATHTEAMIAAIASGAVHMISHPGNPKFPIDIPAVAEAAAKHHVALEINNSSFLSSRIGSEDNCRAIAAAVRDAGGWVALGSDSHTAFTLGEFTECRKILDAVNFPEERILNVSPRRLLNFLESRGMPAIAEFADL, translated from the coding sequence ATTTATCCTGTTGACCTGCACATGCATACCGTCGCCAGCACCCACGCCTATAGTACCCTGCATGACTATATTGCCGAGGCCAAACGTAAAGGCATTAAACTTTTTGCCATCACCGATCACGGCCCGGATATGGCCGATGCGCCGCACTACTGGCATTTCGTCAATATGCGTATCTGGCCGCGTCTGGTAGATGGCGTCGGCATTCTGCGCGGCATTGAAGCGAATATTAAAAATACCCAGGGTGAAATTGACTGTACCGGACCAATGCTGACCTCGCTGGATCTGATTATTGCCGGTTTTCATGAGCCGGTATTCCCGCCTCAGGATAAAGCCACCCACACTGAAGCGATGATTGCCGCGATTGCCAGTGGCGCAGTCCACATGATTAGCCATCCAGGCAATCCGAAATTCCCGATCGATATTCCGGCAGTAGCCGAAGCAGCGGCAAAGCATCATGTGGCGCTGGAAATTAATAATTCCTCTTTCCTTTCATCGCGTATCGGTAGTGAAGATAATTGCCGGGCAATCGCCGCCGCCGTGCGTGATGCGGGTGGTTGGGTGGCGCTGGGTTCGGACTCCCATACCGCCTTTACGCTTGGCGAATTTACCGAATGTCGCAAAATCCTCGACGCGGTGAATTTCCCGGAAGAGCGGATCCTTAACGTCAGTCCGCGTCGACTACTGAATTTCCTCGAATCACGCGGAATGCCGGCGATTGCGGAATTTGCAGACCTTTAA
- a CDS encoding TorD/DmsD family molecular chaperone, whose translation MNEFSILCRVLGSLYYRQPQDPLLVPLFTLIRDGKLAASWPLEQDELLERLQKSCDTQPLTADYNALFVGDECAVSPYRSAWVEGATEAEVRGFLTQHGIPTGDGPTDHIGSLLLAASWLEDHASDDESETLETLFADYLLPWCGTFLGKVEAHAQTAFWRTMALLTREAISAMWDELQEENDE comes from the coding sequence ATGAATGAATTTTCAATCCTCTGTCGCGTGCTGGGCTCGCTGTACTATCGTCAGCCGCAGGACCCGCTGTTGGTGCCGCTGTTCACGCTGATTCGCGATGGCAAGCTGGCCGCCAGTTGGCCGCTGGAACAGGATGAATTACTGGAGCGTCTGCAGAAGAGTTGTGATACCCAGCCGTTAACCGCTGATTACAACGCCCTGTTCGTTGGTGACGAATGTGCGGTCTCGCCTTATCGCAGCGCGTGGGTTGAAGGCGCCACGGAAGCGGAAGTCCGCGGTTTTCTCACTCAACACGGTATTCCTACTGGCGACGGGCCAACCGATCATATTGGATCCCTACTGCTGGCCGCATCCTGGCTTGAAGATCATGCCTCTGATGACGAAAGCGAAACGTTGGAAACGTTGTTTGCCGATTACCTCTTACCGTGGTGCGGCACCTTCCTCGGTAAAGTCGAGGCGCATGCGCAAACCGCATTCTGGCGTACCATGGCGCTACTCACGCGTGAAGCTATATCCGCCATGTGGGATGAGCTGCAGGAAGAAAACGACGAATAA
- a CDS encoding DUF1097 domain-containing protein, whose amino-acid sequence MNILFAIALTTGILSGIWGWVAVSLGLLSWAGFLGCTAYFACPQGGLKGLLISACTVMSGVIWALVIIYGSALAPQLEILSYVMTGIVAFLMCIQARQLLLSFVPGTFIGACATFAASGDWRIVVPSLALGLVFGYAMKNSGLWLAARAAKNKSLANDNV is encoded by the coding sequence ATGAACATACTCTTCGCAATCGCACTCACGACGGGCATTCTCTCCGGTATTTGGGGATGGGTGGCGGTCTCACTTGGCCTGCTGAGCTGGGCCGGTTTCCTCGGCTGTACGGCCTATTTCGCTTGCCCACAGGGCGGCCTGAAAGGGCTGTTGATTTCCGCCTGCACTGTCATGAGCGGCGTGATATGGGCGCTGGTGATTATTTACGGTAGCGCGCTGGCGCCGCAGTTGGAAATCCTCAGCTATGTGATGACCGGAATAGTCGCCTTCCTGATGTGTATTCAGGCGCGTCAGCTGCTGCTCTCTTTTGTTCCCGGAACCTTTATCGGCGCCTGCGCGACCTTTGCCGCGAGCGGCGACTGGCGCATTGTCGTACCATCACTGGCGCTGGGATTGGTCTTTGGCTATGCCATGAAAAACAGCGGGCTGTGGCTGGCGGCGCGAGCGGCAAAGAATAAGTCTCTGGCTAACGATAACGTCTGA
- a CDS encoding fimbrial assembly protein, which produces MTGVLLATVCFLPALLTFSTTSNAASGVIRFHGGVVEPPCKIRSSEDQVSMACAKQKSVTFSAQQVARGDLQHANIKSTQFTFINPQHTNAILEVSYR; this is translated from the coding sequence ATGACTGGCGTACTACTTGCTACAGTTTGTTTCCTTCCCGCTTTATTGACTTTTTCAACTACCTCTAACGCCGCAAGCGGCGTGATTCGTTTCCACGGCGGCGTTGTCGAACCGCCTTGTAAAATTCGTTCTTCAGAAGATCAGGTCTCGATGGCTTGCGCTAAGCAGAAGTCAGTCACTTTTTCTGCCCAGCAGGTAGCCCGGGGAGATCTGCAACATGCCAATATCAAATCTACACAGTTCACCTTTATCAATCCCCAGCACACCAACGCTATTCTCGAAGTGAGTTATCGGTAA
- a CDS encoding type 1 fimbrial protein, translating into MIKKIHTFAMPCLMLSCLFGAVHAAPTDGVVAIYGQVVDPSCEANSVGEKIEMACQQLPTRALSPQVLTTGNYSNDAVRSAQLKYIDPQHTRAILEVNYR; encoded by the coding sequence GTGATAAAAAAAATCCACACCTTCGCGATGCCATGTCTGATGTTGTCGTGCTTGTTTGGAGCAGTGCACGCCGCGCCGACCGACGGCGTTGTCGCCATTTATGGGCAGGTCGTCGATCCGTCCTGCGAAGCCAATAGTGTGGGCGAAAAGATTGAAATGGCCTGCCAGCAGCTGCCTACCCGGGCGCTTTCGCCCCAGGTGCTGACGACGGGAAATTACAGCAATGACGCCGTCCGTTCAGCACAATTAAAGTATATTGATCCGCAACATACCCGCGCTATCCTCGAAGTGAATTATCGCTAA